In Gossypium hirsutum isolate 1008001.06 chromosome A10, Gossypium_hirsutum_v2.1, whole genome shotgun sequence, the DNA window GCGAAGGATGCTTTCGGTTCATGTGCATTTTTGTGTCTTCTTTGACTTATACTAGCCGTTTTCACTAATCACTCGTGATGTATTTGAGATTGGTGCCTTAATGTGCATCTTTTTGTTCACGGTTCTAGATTGTACTTGTGTTTGTTTTGTTTCATGATAATCTAGAAAGCTTATCATTAATCTTTTAGACCATTGGATCACATCAGCAGCTTCTCTGTTAGTCGTTGAAAGGTTGCAAGGATCAAGTAGAGCATCATTGCTACATTTTTCCTGTTTTCGTCGACACAAAGCAGGATTTATATATGCCTACATTTGTGAATTTTAATGTtctttaatgtatttttatttggttatttagcAATATAAAATTGGTAGTCCTCAATATGAAAAACAACCTTTCACATGATGTAGAAAGAACAGTGGGTTTCTGGTACTTAATTTTCTTCGAAAAATAAGAGTATAAACTGTCATGCTTGGATTCAACTAGAATATTTCATTTATGGGGTCAATAATGGAAACTATGATTTCCATCCTCTGACAGGAAACTTGCTGCTCATGCTGCTCAGCAGAAacaagaggaggaggaggaagaagagaggttgATATTGGAGAAAGCAAGAGAGCTGGACGCATTCGATCAACAAAATCACGGTGCCTTACCACAATACAACGACAAGAACCACAGCAGAGACAAGAATGGTTTCCACGGAGCAAACAGTGTCAAAGTCACATCTTTTGAAGAGGAAGCACTCCGGACAATGAAAGCATTTTGGCTTCCCTCCGCCACTCCAGAAGCACCTATTAAAGTTGACACTCCTTCCACCAGCACAGTCTGTCCAGAGGGCAAAGAAAAACTCAAACTGAAAATCCTTTTTCCTATCTACTTCACTGAAGATGAGAGCGAACAAAAGAAATCCAATCTCGATAAAACCTATATCTGCCCGAGCTGCAAGGTCACTTTGACCAACACATTGTCGTTGGTAGCTGTAAGTTCCTGCGGGCATGTCTTTTGCAAGAAATGTGCCGATAGGTTTATGGCTGTCGATAAAGTTTGTTTAGTCTGTGACAAACCATGCAGAGAGAGGAATTTGGTTACTTTGGAAAAAGGAGGGACAGGGTTTGCTGGCCATGGGGATCATCTTGAAGCTACTGATTTCAAGCATTTGGGAAGTGGTAGCGGCTTGGGGCTTGTAAGACCTGCAGCTAAGACATAAACAAGAAATGTGAAAcaagaaagaggaaaaaaatgaTGCCACAAGTTTGATTTTTGCATAATGCCTGTTGGATTAATTATCTTCAATAACCTTTTGTTCAGTACTTCTGGTATTAACGTGTTCAGTTTTATTGTAATCTTGTAAAATAGGTACGGCCATatcctttttttatttcatgcagtGTTGTTGGACTGGATTTTATgtttctttgaatttttaatttatttgctaaTCGGACTGACCAGTTGAATTGGGAACTAATAGTTTGATCGGTTCTATTATTGGTCCGGTTTCATGGGACTAATCCAGGGTATTATGGAGTATTTGTATTGGGAATTTGAttgaattttgtctttttttactCAAAATATTTTTGAGTAAATTAGTTATTGTATAGAATAAAAGATAAATTGGTGtttttgtttatattatataaatttttataattaaaaattggtTCTTGTGCTTCAAATAAggtatatttatgatttttagttaattttgtcaatttttaacagtaaaattaAACGAAAATTTTAATAGTAATGATTTTAATAGTAATGATGGGTTTTGCTTttcaatttaaaatacaaaaatattattttttgagtaACAGGATAAAAGTGAAATCTGATTTTTATCGCTGAGGTTTCAATggtaattttactataatagtcTCCTCCAATGTACTCTACATTGCCACGGCGGCGGCGCCGCGGTCTACTTCAGTTTCACCTCTCCTCATACGTTATTTATAATATTTGGTCCTAATCATTAATCTGCGAGTAAAGTTAGCTCCTTTTTCTGGGTGGGAATAGGGGAAACCTATCATATAGCAATTATTAGCACATTATAAATCCTCTAATAATCTGTATCCCTAGTGGCAATAGCTGTCTCGTCAATGACAATTATCCGCCCCCATTTGGGTCCCACTCGCCGCCGCCCACGCAAAACGTAAAACATTAACTACAACATTTAAAAGGCAGCAACTTTAGAGCGGGAGAGAGGATAAGCTGTGAGATTTCGTGGTTTGGGTTTTAAATGGCGGAATTAAACAAGCAAGATAAAGTAGTTGTAAATGGAAACGAAGAAGGAGAAGAAACGAGGTTGTTAGAAGGAATGGCGGCGTTAGATTTCGACATGCTATGTTCCACAGTGGCTTCTCAACAAACCCAAGGCAAATGGAAGGAAATTGGAAGCTCCGGGGAAGAAAACGCCGACTTCGGCGGCGTCTTGAGGATGTGGGAAGGTGAAGTTGTTCTTGATTTCATGGATGACCGCCGTGTCGCTCTTGAATCTGCCTGGTCAGTTATTTTTCTCTATGTTTTGATGTTATGAAACTGATATgagcaattaaattatatgtttgtgaATTACTGTGTTTTAATGTTGCAGTTGCCCCTGCTACAGATTTGGGAAGAACATGAAGCGGGCTGGTTTTGGTTATTGCCTTCTTCAGGTAAAAAATAATGTGTTTTCATGGTCATATTATAATATGCAAGTTTTTTGAGGATCTTTTTTACAACTTCTATTTATATTCTAGTCCCTGCATTTCAATATTTTTCTGACTTCATAATATGCTATGTTCCAGGGAACTGTTTATTTCATTCTTGTTGTTAGTGTGTTTCTCAACATCCTTGCCTTTATGGTCACCGACCGGAATTGCTTCCTGTATTTAGCCGTTGCTTTCGCCGTATCTCTCGGTGTGTATTCGGGGTTCTTCCGTAtgcaaatcaaaagaaaattcaataTTATGGTAAGAAATTTTACTtatcatcatgcttgattcttagGGATTGACATAAATGTTTCAACTAGGTGTCTGAAAGACCAACTAGATTGATACAAAGCCTGTTTTGCataaaatttgtaacatgttaCATGGTACTTTACATAACAACATAATCACACGGTAGTGCGAATAGCAGCATAGACATCGATTATGGTTTTACTGATATCGTACTGTTGTCGGAAATGCTTGTTTGCAGGGTACTGATAACTTGTTAGATGATTGCATCTACCATCTAATGTGCCCTTGTTGTACATTATCACAGGTTCTTGTTCCTACCAAACTGTGTTTGAACTTTTTGCTTATAAGTTTCATTCAATTAGCTTCATTTTTGTTTGGACATGGAGCAGGAATCCAGAACACTAGAGATGAACAATGTCCAAGACGGTACATGGCATGGTCGTGGTGATATATGCATAGGAAGCCACATCGAAGGGAACAGACCATTCTTTGAGCTCCACCATCCTCATCCTATATCAATTAAGATTCCGGAGCCCTGCAGCATGCAAAACGGTTTAAATGGTTTTCAATAAAGTTCGAACACGAGAAGCTTATACACCATGACTGCAGTAGATGCTTGTGAAAAATTGTATTCTTTGTACTATACTAGTATTTCATCATTGAATTTGGCATATTGACATATGCTCTCCATTGCAGGCTTTTGGTTTTTCACAAATGCAAAAAATTTGTTTACATGATGGTATTGTCTTTCCTAAATTTCTTGCAGGCCTACAGGATATAATCTTTTAACAtgataaaggaaaatgaaatggTTTTGCCCGTGTGGTAAGAATCAGACCAATTAGACTGCCGGTTCAATAGTAAGTGGTATCGGTTGAACCATCAGTTATTGATTCAACCTATCGGTCTGATCCGGTTCTGACAACCATAAAATTGTACATGTTATGGTAGTTGCGGGAGGGGAGGGAGGTTGGACTTCAAATTTGGGGTAATGGTAGTTAGATTAGATAGCTATTGTTTAACTTACAGCTTTCTCTTTTGGTAGATTTGCTTTTAATGGTAAAAATATCATCGAAATTCTTGTACTGGGACTTaagttatattttgtttattttatttaaaaaataagtagattaaatatcaaattgatctttttgttaagaattttatttatttgtattgtaCGTCAACATAAGGTACATGTAGTACACCACTTGTCATTATTTGGTTATTTCATTAACCATGCTAACTTTTAACAGAAACCACCAATTTGttatttgatctaacatataaaaattaatttacgtattttttgaataaaaaaataaaatacaatttgactcctaatacagagatctccataatacttttactattttccatttgaaaaaaaaatagaggttGACAAGGTAATTACATCATCAATCACTGTTCCCATAATAAATTTGTAATCCTGATAATTACCCAATTGACCCTTTCTGTGTGTGTTTCTCAATCAATTTGGTGGGTAACTATCTTTAAAAGTATGACATTCATTATAAAATTTAGGATggaattaattagtttaattgattgaattggaaagatgaaattagtgaattaatttttttataaacataaatatttttaggtattttctggttttctaattttttaaaaattcaaaacaaaattaaaagaggaAGGAAAAATGAGTTTCATGCTCCCTCTTTCTTTTGGTTTCTGGCCACGTTTATCTTCCATTTTTAATTTCACAAGAAAACAAACAAGTCAATAATTCTAATAATAAGATATTCATTAATAAAAGTCAATCAAGATGccacttatttatttattcatttattcaactACTTCTTTTAATATCACTATATAATTACATCAACCCGTTAAATCCAttcttgaataaaattttatattttaattttaattatataaaatatccttttattaaaaaatcccATCGACACCATTGGTAAAGATAGAGACTTTGGGTTGTAAGTAAAGACAAAGTTAAATgacccaaaatgaaaattttaattttaatctctcttaaaatttaaaattcaattatactctctaaaaaaacatataatttataatttaatcttttgaaaaattataaaattttacattaatacatttataaaattatatttttacctccctcaaaatattttaatttaaatttagtccGTCCAAAAATAATTTTAGCTTTGCCTCTTGTCTTAAATACCTCACTTTGAAACCCATTATACACAATTCTAAGTGTGGGTCTTGAGTTCCATTACTTGTGGATTTTAGTCTAATATATCAGTTTTAGTATAGattacattattttttaatttatttgtatttaatggCGAAGCGTAGTGGAGATTCAAGGAGTCATGATCTCTCTAAatagtaaatttttaatttaaattttttataatttataaaattttaaattaataataataaaattatactgttaaaatgataaaattatatttttactgtgtgtaaatatataatttaattccctATCCTCCCAACAATTTGAGATTCCGCCACtgtatttgtataatttaatttaatcaaaattgaaTGTAATTAGATAGAGAATCAAATTGGGAATGCCATCAACCTCAGCTACCTAACCCTCATGTAAGCTCCTTTTGACATGCAAAATTTGTAGTAGACCAggctgtttgttttttttttgtaatcacTTCATTAAAATATTTGCTTTTTCAACTCCCTCATCGATGCTTACaatgaactttttttttcttcaactaACACACCATTACCAGATTCCTTATCAAATTGAAACTCTAAATAAGCAACAACACGACGTTCAAATTCGGTACACTATATTACCTTTGTCGTCTCTGTGTTTCGTTTAACGAATAAAGATTTTTTTACCCACTGACTCTAATTTTGTACTATCTGTTCTCATGCAGGTGACCTGAAAGTTGAAACAGCCCAATATATTTGCAATTTGATTATCAGCCAAATCTGGGTTTTATTTACTTTGTTGCAGAGATGGCAAAATCAGTTGAAAATAGAGCTTTAAAGAAAGGTGCATGGAGTCCTGAAGAAGATAAGAAATTAATTGCTTATATTAAGAGATATGGGATTTGGAATTGGGCAGAAATGGCTAAACCAGCAGGtaaaaaaaacccagaaattgATTgcttatattatgatttttgttgggttttttatGGGTTTTGTTTATTTGTAGGATTGCAAAGGTCAGGGAAGAGTTGTAGGCTTCGTTGGGTGAATTATTTAAGACCGGGAATTAAACATGGGAATTTcactaaagaagaagaagaaacaattaTTGATTTACATGAAAAGCTTGGAAATAGGTAAGTTCTGTAACCTGATGTTTGGTTTTTTGGGGTAATTTGATCTTTGAAATTTAAAGACATGGGGGATTTTAGGAATTTGAAAGGGATTAATATATGAACTTGCAATAAAGTTGAATTTCTTGTAATTGTGATGGTTTCTAATTAGTGTTTTAGGGTTTATTTGATGAAATCTGGAAATTTTGAGATTGGAGAATTTATGTGATTGTAACAGAGTTTTGAGTAGTTACTTGTGACAGAAGATAAATAATTTCACGACCGTCGGATCGATAAGGTATTAACAGTGGCAAAGCTAGAAAATTGCTTTAAAAGGCTAGAGATGCATCATAAAATTTTGGGGGTCAAGGCAAATTACCACTTTTGGGGGCCAAGGTCACTGCCTGCCCCTTGTCTACACCCCTGGGTATTAATGTATTTTCCCGGGCGACACGCATCGCCGGTTTCATGATATTGTCCTCCTTTGGATGTCTACTGACTCCTTGTAGCCTGAAAGTCCAACTCCGCCCTGGACCTCCTTATATAGGAGTCTATTTTGAAATAATGGTACCATTTAGACTAGTAAATTCAATGGGTTGGATTTAAATCAATTTCGGGTTTGATTCATTTTGAATACAGATAATTTTGAGTTCAGGTCATTCGGATTTTTAGGATTAGATCATCACAGGTTCTGGTCACTTCGTGCTTCATTTCTAGTTACTTGTTAGAGATCTTTTGGGTTCAGATCATTCCATGTTCAGGTTGTTTCGAGTTCTGGTCAAATCATGGTTGAGTTAAATAGGTTCATGTGGTTGGCTTTTTTATGACCAAATTAGGTTAGATTGGGTTTGGGATCGGATTTTTGAGTTTAGGTCAAAACTAAACAGATCTGGTACTATTAGATTTATAATGGTCAGTGTTAGTACCTCACTGGTTGACAGGTCGTGAGTTATATTGCTGGTCGACAggtcgaaatttttttttttttttgcagatgGTCAGTGATTGCATCAAAGTTGCCTGGAAGAACTGATAATGAGATTAAAAACCATTGGCATGCTCACTTGAGCAAACGTTTGAAGTATGATCTGAATTCATTACCAGACATGTCCGATGCCGAAATAGACCAATATAGCTCATTCGAAACAGATCCCCCACCAACCAATGTTCCGAATGCATTGATTTCAGAAAGCTCTGCTGCAACTTTCACCGACAGTTTACCTTCCTCGAGCTCGAATCCTAAACCATAATTCGACGaaaagccaatacatttggtTCGTTGGACAACTTCATAGCATTACAGCCATTCATTGGTTCCATTGGACAACTTCCATCGCATAACAGCAGCCATTGCTTCATTTGTTTCAGCAGGTAGTATAGAATCAGGGTAAATTGACTTCAACTTTAGATGAAAAACAAAAAGGGACATGTATGGTGACTATTAATGTTGATAGATACACTACTGTGCATTGTTGTAGACTTGGCATTGATATTGAATggatgctatatatatatatatttatattatatctGCCTTATAGCAACAAAGACTTACAGCTTCATTATTGAATGTAGATAGATAATGAGTGAATGAATGCTTTCATGCAAACATGATCATAAGGTATGAAATCAAAGTACAAAAATGGCAGAAACAGCTTTAGACAGAGATTAAAAGCTGGAACGAGATTTGGGTTTGGATCTTTGGACCATCTAAAATAGCCACAACTCCCtatattaatattgttatatCCCTACGCGCAAATGTTACCTAACGCACGCTACACAATATGAGCGGCTTAATAGGCAACACTGAAATATATCACCATCCCCCACAGTAGTCTCACGTGACCCACTTCTTATGCTAAAGGATCAAATTTAGCTCACCCTAAAACAAATCTATGATTGAACTCTACAAAAGGCTCACTCAAAGCTCTTATTCATCTATAGGTCAAATCTAGCCTATCCCCAAGCCCTTATAATTGGACTCTACACAATAATCATGATGATAGATGGGCTCAAATTCATTTAATGATctttaaattttcaagtttacTAATCCCATTGTAGTCTTGTCTTGTTTATTCCATTTCTCATCCCAAAACGAGCCTATGATTTGATTCTACACAAAGATCATCATGAAAAATGGACTCGCTCAAAGCTCTTATCTATTTATGTGTCGAATCCATCTTACCCCTAAAAGAAGCCTCTATCATTAGACTTTATATAAAGGTCATAATAAAGGATTAGCTGCTCAAAGCCCTCTCTATTTGAAGAGGCAAACTAACATAAGAAGCTCACTTTCTCTCGCCACCAAAATTAATGGCTCTTCCCACCCTTCCTATATGAACTGTAATCATTCTAAACATAACCGATTCTACCCAACACATTTTCACATCAACAAGAAAAACAAAGCCTTCTTGATCTTTGGgataattaaaaaccaaaaaacaGAATTCCAAGAAACCATGTTTAAACTGTTATTTGTTTTCTCTTGACCTTCTCAATTTCCTCAATAACCATCCAAAATTAGTGTTTGGTTTTATCGACAAAGATACCAAAAAATCTTTTTTAAGACAACAACGTGCCTTAAACGTTGCCCCCTCTGTCTCTGACagtctctctctctttctctttcctTTCCCCCATTAAATTCTTTGTAATTTCTTATGTAACAGAGAGTATCTTCTTTTTCCTGCCCAATCACCATTTTTGGTCTTTTCAACAAGTTATATATactataatgtaaaaaaaaaaaaggctcaaAATATCTTATTGAATTAAGCAATTGCTCTATTCCCTATCTGCTAGAAAACAACAAGACATTAACACAAACAAGTAACATTTTGAAACCCATGTTTTGCGGTTCATGTcccttttaaaaaacaaaaaacccaTTAAACAAAATGGGGGTTTTTCTTTTATCCACATGGTTGAATATGGGACATCTTCACCCTTTTACTTTCACTGCAAAAACCAATCAATTTATGTCGTTTGATGCCTTTCTTTTCAGACATCTCAGTTTCTGATTTGTTGCAGTGACAATCCAAAACACTAATGGGTGTCACTGTGCTTGAAGTTGATATAGTATACATTTCGTTTATCACCATTTCCATCACTGCATTAAAGCATATCAACAGCTTCTCCTACAAAACAAAAAACACCATTGCATTCATTCATTAATGAAAGAAAAGGTGACCACCCTATTTACCTAATAACAAAAGTACTATTTTTGCTTGAGTTCAATCTCAAACTGCTCATCTCTCACctccaattataaaaaaaaattattggaagAAAAGAATCAAAAGAAACACTGAAAAAGTATCATTTATcaccttttattcaaaaaatcataaatcaatcctTATACCTTACATTAAAGAGTAaacttttatttatatgtatCTTATTCTGACATTTaataactaatttttaataataaaaaaaataaaatttttaacagatataatttattttttaatctaatgtgACCTATAAGAgctaatttatttgtataatCACAAAAAAACAATATGACTTGGACCTCCGTActacttttactaaaaaaaaattatgcttaCTTCATTCACAAATTCACAACACAAAATTGAAGCTTTAAAGGATGGGAATTGCAATGGGAGTAGTTCATGTGAAGCCATAAGTAAAGCTGATGCTGCAATGGTTGATGGTTTAAACTCCAACAGATTAGTTTCTACAAAAACAAAAACGGGTTTAAACTGATTTGTCATAAAAACatcaaagaaattatttttatgtatttttatgttttataccaTTGCCAGCTTGGAAGATTATATGTGTAGCTCTGTCTTTCAATGCTTGTATCAATGGTGGATCTTTTAATTCAaacaaagatatgaagaaacaaaTAAAGGAAAAGGGCGTTATGATTCTCATTCTCCAATTCAACGCATCAAGTACCAAAAGCTCCATTCTTTGAATAGCTGAAGCATCAAAGATGAACCCTTCTTCTCTCTGTTTCAATGTCATGAGGGTCAAAAAACAAGATCATActtttaatccaaaaatacatgttttttttaccTGGAAATTAGAGTAACAAAAATGTATGTCCTTCATCTTTGCAGCCAATGAAATACAAGCTATCACAAGTAGTCTCAAAACCCATGGATTACCTTGCtacaaaaatatcaagatgaagtttTTAAGTTCAAAAACAAGACCTTAAAGTTCCATATCTTTTTTAAGTTCAAAAACAAGACCTTAAAGTTCCATATCTTATAAAATTCATTAACTTACAGGGATTTCTTGTTTGGAAATGAATCTATCCATGTAAGTAACAGCAAGGTATGGTGTATATGGATCAAGGTTACAACAATACTGTGCCTGGTCCAATTAAAAACAAGTTTACATCACACAAAATACaaataatagtttaaaattagtaaaagggGGGGTGGTACCTGGAAAACGAGAGACATAGCTTCTTGTCTGAAAGAAACATGGAAATCACTGGTTTTTAAACATTGTAAGTAATTCAAACAGGGCATGTGATCAG includes these proteins:
- the LOC107924982 gene encoding uncharacterized protein, coding for MAELNKQDKVVVNGNEEGEETRLLEGMAALDFDMLCSTVASQQTQGKWKEIGSSGEENADFGGVLRMWEGEVVLDFMDDRRVALESACCPCYRFGKNMKRAGFGYCLLQGTVYFILVVSVFLNILAFMVTDRNCFLYLAVAFAVSLGVYSGFFRMQIKRKFNIMGTDNLLDDCIYHLMCPCCTLSQESRTLEMNNVQDGTWHGRGDICIGSHIEGNRPFFELHHPHPISIKIPEPCSMQNGLNGFQ
- the LOC107925281 gene encoding transcription factor MYB14 — encoded protein: MAKSVENRALKKGAWSPEEDKKLIAYIKRYGIWNWAEMAKPAGLQRSGKSCRLRWVNYLRPGIKHGNFTKEEEETIIDLHEKLGNRWSVIASKLPGRTDNEIKNHWHAHLSKRLKYDLNSLPDMSDAEIDQYSSFETDPPPTNVPNALISESSAATFTDSLPSSSSNPKP
- the LOC107925280 gene encoding putative cyclin-D6-1, with protein sequence MEYFDLEDPFTTLKQHQFDTISTIFSSESDHMPCLNYLQCLKTSDFHVSFRQEAMSLVFQAQYCCNLDPYTPYLAVTYMDRFISKQEIPQGNPWVLRLLVIACISLAAKMKDIHFCYSNFQREEGFIFDASAIQRMELLVLDALNWRMRIITPFSFICFFISLFELKDPPLIQALKDRATHIIFQAGNETNLLEFKPSTIAASALLMASHELLPLQFPSFKASILCCEFVNEEKLLICFNAVMEMVINEMYTISTSSTVTPISVLDCHCNKSETEMSEKKGIKRHKLIGFCSESKRVKMSHIQPCG
- the LOC107925252 gene encoding E3 ubiquitin-protein ligase CSU1, whose protein sequence is MPQRHSKNNNDLAFFTYDEKRKLGYGTQKERLGKDSIKPFDACCLCLKPFIDPMSCQKGHVFCKECILECLLAQKKDIQRKLAAHAAQQKQEEEEEEERLILEKARELDAFDQQNHGALPQYNDKNHSRDKNGFHGANSVKVTSFEEEALRTMKAFWLPSATPEAPIKVDTPSTSTVCPEGKEKLKLKILFPIYFTEDESEQKKSNLDKTYICPSCKVTLTNTLSLVAVSSCGHVFCKKCADRFMAVDKVCLVCDKPCRERNLVTLEKGGTGFAGHGDHLEATDFKHLGSGSGLGLVRPAAKT